The following are from one region of the Lynx canadensis isolate LIC74 chromosome D4, mLynCan4.pri.v2, whole genome shotgun sequence genome:
- the LOC115499588 gene encoding olfactory receptor 1J4-like → MRGENQSSVSEFLLLGLPIWPEQQAVFFALFLGMYLITVLGNLLIILLIRLDSRLHTPIYFFLSHLAFTDVSFSSVTVPKMLMNMQTEHLSISYPGCISQMYFYILFGCVDNLLLAVMAYDRYVAICHPLYYTTIMKEDLCVLLVAGSWILSCGSALLHTLLLTQVSFCADNIIPHFFCSLPILLRLFCSNTSVNELVIFTAGAAVVILPLTGILVSYGRIGASILKVPPTKGIRKALSTCGSHLSVVSLFYGTIMALYFSSSSSNSNDNDMIASLMYTVVTPMLNPFIYSLRNRDMKLALEILFRNIVFTK, encoded by the coding sequence ATGAGGGGGGAGAACCAGAGCAGCGTGTCTGAGTTCCTCCTCCTGGGGCTCCCCATCTGGCCAGAGCAGCAGGCCGTGTTCTTCGCCCTGTTCCTGGGCATGTACCTGATCACGGTGCTGGGGAACCTGCTCATCATCCTGCTCATCAGGCTGGACTCCCGCCTCCACACCCCCATATACTTCTTCCTCAGCCACTTGGCCTTCACtgatgtctctttctcttctgtcacCGTCCCAAAGATGCTGATGAACATGCAGACTGAGCACCTATCAATCTCCTATCCAGGATGTATTTCAcagatgtatttttatatacttttcggTTGTGTTGATAATCTCCTTCTCGCAGTGATGGCATATGACAGGTATGTAGCCATCTGTCATCCTCTATACTACACCACCATCATGAAGGAGGATCTGTGTGTGCTGCTGGTGGCTGGCTCCTGGATTCTCTCCTGTGGCAGTGCCCTCTTACACACCCTCCTCCTGACCCAGGTGTccttctgtgctgacaacatcaTCCCCCACTTTTTCTGTAGCCTCCCCATCCTACTCAGGCTGTTCTGTTCAAACACCTCTGTTAATGAGCTGGTCATATTTACTGCAGGGGCTGCAGTTGTCATTCTCCCGTTGACTGGCATCCTGGTCTCTTATGGACGCATTGGGGCTTCTATTCTGAAGGTGCCCCCTACCAAAGGTATCCGCAAAGCCTTGTCCACCTGTGGCTCCCACCTCTCTGTAGTGTCTCTATTCTATGGAACAATTATGGCACTGTACTTTTCTTCCTCATCGAGCAACTCCAATGACAACGACATGATTGCCTCACTGATGTATACAGTGGTCACCCCCATGTTGAACCCCTTCATCTACAGCCTAAGGAACAGAGACATGAAATTGGCTCTGGAGATTCTTTTCAGAAACATTGTTTTCACCAAGTGA